In Candida orthopsilosis Co 90-125, chromosome 4 draft sequence, a single genomic region encodes these proteins:
- a CDS encoding Rpl7 ribosomal protein L7 translates to MAILNSNPEILLRKRKNADRKRLEKQEQVKEKIAASKKAKLQQKNKFIRAETLLSNHKSNEIERKRIKKVAKKINNINGPTSISNNGDNTKVQDQGEYKLLFVIRIPNHTKGLKIPKKAYQILQVLKLTESNTGVFVKANESTIKLLGLIAPYVIIGQPSISSIRKLFQKRARIIVEETDAESGKTQSKVVKLDNNQVVEDKFEDLGLICIEDLIHELINLTDNFIPITSWLLPFKLNSPVNGWGPQAKLARLQYANDHKVEVSLAQDYKLKEVEDFDSVIDQQN, encoded by the coding sequence ATGGCCATCCTCAACTCAAACCCGGAAATCCTATTACGTAAACGTAAAAACGCTGATCGTAAAAGATTAGAAAAACAAGAACAGgtcaaagaaaaaattgcaGCTTCGAAGAAGGCCAaattacaacaaaagaataaatTTATTAGAGCAGAGACCTTACTAAGTAATCATAAATccaatgaaattgaacgCAAGAGAATCAAGAAGGTAGCTAAAaagatcaacaatattAATGGACCCACATCAATAAGCAACAATGGTGACAATACCAAAGTGCAAGACCAAGGGGAATATAAGTTGCTATTTGTCATTAGAATACCCAACCACACTAAAGGGTTGAAAATTCCTAAAAAGGCATATCAAATCTTGcaagtattgaaattgactgAGTCAAATACTGGTGTATTTGTTAAAGctaatgaatcaacaatcaaattattaGGATTAATTGCACCATATGTCATAATCGGCCAaccttcaatttcatctaTACGTAAACTCTTTCAAAAGAGAGCTCGTataattgttgaagaaactgATGCGGAAAGTGGAAAAACACAGTCTAAAGTTGTCAAGTTGGACAATAATCAAGTAGTTGAagataaatttgaagatttgggGCTTATTTgtattgaagatttgattcatgaattaatcaatttgacTGATAATTTTATTCCCATTACTTCATGGTTGTTGCCTTTTAAATTAAATTCTCCAGTCAATGGATGGGGTCCACAAGCTAAATTGGCAAGGTTGCAATATGCAAATGATCATAAAGTTGAAGTATCATTGGCACAAGACtacaagttgaaagaagttgaagacTTTGATTCAGTTATAGATCAACAAAACTAG
- a CDS encoding Rfx1 DNA binding protein (involved in DNA damage responses, morphogenesis, and virulence), whose translation MNPERYSSHQRSAQLPQQRQEKQQQQTRHQQQQHQYQHASLQQGASHDFSTSDQEPQLQHQQYSQPTTFASLQIQPEYLQEQVSEQSYTQPINPTYIQPQRISSSQPLGQQQQYYSQPAYLTQESINLSMPQSHQYTNYRATGQYSNTAFAKPTSDQTNLGASLQTRPSQRQPLQRMQQGEPIQQPVQISELQARYEPVPSSSSSINPTSESYRHNQYGQATTASSPYTSQSKSQLQQDLQQEDVAKGPPPAHLRRHRRNNSSISSVLHSTAYEEELKNIALSKINIPLPEIARRIKQSEFDNSNTPSSSRLAPQEGSFVLPASSPSSAPEKTQTTKEAQRSVFGMVWLLTSCEVSPTAVIPRNRIYARYVQICADNSLSPLSPASFGKLVRILYPTITTRRLGMRGQSKYHYCGIRLKGEQSMQSQLIQKQQQQRSQPRGHSLGSEFTMPSQWQSHLQSPTRPGISSTSVAQSPLSTNSSMSHEESPRSTFATNTPIYSPINSPSVFVSSSISDQLPSTSHMKYIPDLFKLLGMESVATKSYPYTPIDLPPIYSYLPKDTDRDIADTLSSLYKVHINTVFESLRFMQLKRLFSSFNNFNSILSTPVSKLYTADSVLEWVKECDLIMYKKMIRMLSKLHMQYMMPQDNINQLKTIAFNYTRTLGNSIINSRNSKNFIAMKLKMAKHFVNLLNRLIKVIETGSTASRILNDDNEKQSMLNDWQKLNFTDLVSRDVLCADESNVNMLIFISTEEVVKLLETPSVEEDSPMQVYADFISDLPSRFPRTNARMFLLLSSNLLTSILREISLNSGEGFGAWWIVRCWVDEYLAWTMEVGGFFQDELIAYLKEGQAAQQGEETMELQKQEEMYQSQPVGDAGSQEQEYNLSAETSIDLLG comes from the coding sequence ATGAACCCTGAGCGCTATTCATCACATCAAAGGTCAGCTCAGTTACCACAACAACGGCAGGagaagcaacaacagcaaacacgacatcaacaacagcaacatcaatatcaGCATGCATCACTTCAGCAAGGAGCATCTCATGacttttcaacatcagATCAAGAACCACAGTTACAGCACCAACAATATTCACAACCCACAACTTTTGCATCTTTACAAATACAGCCCGAATATCTTCAAGAACAAGTTTCTGAACAACTGTATACACAACCAATAAACCCTACATATATCCAACCCCAACGGATACTGTCATCACAACCATTGggacaacaacaacaatactaCTCACAACCTGCATATCTCACCCAAGAAAGCATTAATTTAAGCATGCCTCAATCGCATCAATACACTAATTATAGAGCTACTGGCCAGTACAGTAATACTGCTTTTGCGAAACCAACGTCAGATCAAACCAATCTTGGCGCTTCATTACAGACTCGTCCATCACAGAGGCAACCCCTTCAGAGAATGCAACAAGGTGAACCGATACAGCAACCTGTACAGATACTGGAGCTACAAGCTAGATACGAACCAGTCCCAAGTctgtcatcatcaattaatCCAACAAGTGAGTCGTATCGACATAACCAATATGGTCAAGCAACAACTGCATCATCTCCATATACACTGCAGCTGAAATCACAACTACAGCAAGATTTACAGCAAGAGGATGTAGCCAAAGGTCCACCTCCAGCTCATCTTAGAAGGCATAGAAGAAACAACTCCTCCATCTCATCTGTTCTCCATTCCACTGCTTACGaggaagaattgaagaatataGCGCTTTCAAAGATAAACATACCTTTACCCGAAATAGCTAGACGGATTAAACAGCTGGAGTTTGATAATTCCAATACACCATCAAGTTCACGATTAGCACCACAGGAAGGGTCTTTTGTGTTACCAGCCTCGTCGCCATCTTCAGCTCCTGAAAAGACCCAAACCACCAAAGAGGCACAACGACTGGTTTTTGGTATGGTGTGGCTACTAACATCCTGTGAAGTATCACCAACTGCAGTTATCCCACGGAACAGAATTTATGCTAGATATGTCCAGATTTGTGCGGACAACAGTCTATCGCCTTTGTCACCAGCtagttttggaaaattaGTGAGGATTTTGTATCCAACTATAACAACACGAAGATTGGGAATGAGAGGACAACTGAAGTATCATTATTGTGGGATTCGATTGAAAGGTGAACAAAGTATGCAACTGCAGCTAATacaaaagcaacaacagcaacgATCACAACCGAGAGGACATTCCTTGGGATCAGAATTTACCATGCCATCACAGTGGCAATCACATTTACAGTCGCCGACTCGCCCTGGTATCAGTTCAACCTCGGTGGCTCAGTCTCCACTATCAACCAACTCGTCAATGTCACACGAAGAGTCGCCAAGATCAACATTTGCTACAAACACACCTATCTACAGCCCCATCAATTCACCATCGGTATTCGTGTCGTCTTCCATTTCTGATCAACTACCACTGACATCTCATATGAAGTACATACCGGACTTGTTCAAGCTTTTGGGAATGGAGTCAGTAGCGACCAAGTCTTACCCCTACACACCAATTGATCTACCACCTATATATTCATACCTACCAAAAGATACAGATCGCGATATTGCCGACACGCTATCCTCATTATACAAGGTACATATTAACACAGTGTTTGAATCGCTTCGATTTATGCAATTAAAACGATTGTTTTCAAGTTTTAACAACTTCAATAGCATATTATCTACTCCAGTTTCAAAGTTGTATACAGCTGATTCAGTTTTGGAGTGGGTAAAAGAATGTGATTTGATTATGTACAAGAAAATGATTCGAATGTTGAGCAAGTTACATATGCAATATATGATGCCTCAAGATAATATTAATCAACTAAAGACAATTGCATTCAATTATACACGTACGTTGGGCAATTCCATAATCAACTCACGAAATTcgaaaaatttcattgcaatgaagttgaagatggCCAAACATTTTGTCAACTTGCTTAATCGGTTAATCAAAGTTATCGAGACTGGGTCTACTGCGTCAAGGATACTCAATGACGACAATGAGAAACAATCCATGTTGAATGATTGgcagaaattgaattttacTGACTTGGTCTCACGAGATGTTTTGTGCGctgatgaatcaaatgtaAATATGTTGATTTTCATACTGACTGAAGAAGTGGTTAAATTGCTTGAGACTCCTTCAGTCGAAGAAGATTCTCCCATGCAAGTATATGCCGATTTTATCAGTGATTTGCCATCACGGTTTCCACGTACCAATGCCCGCATgtttttattattatcatcaaatttattgacGTCTATTCTTCGAGAAATAAGTCTTAATAGTGGCGAAGGATTTGGAGCATGGTGGATTGTGAGATGCTGGGTGGACGAATATTTAGCATGGACTATGGAAGTAGGAGGGTTTTTCCAAGATGAGTTGATAGCATACTTGAAAGAAGGTCAAGCAGCACAACAAGGAGAAGAAACTATGGAGTTACAGAAACAGGAAGAAATGTATCAATCTCAGCCTGTCGGCGATGCTGGATCTCAGGAACAAGAATACAACTTGAGTGCCGAAACTTCGATCGACTTACTAGGGTGA
- a CDS encoding intracellular transport protein, whose amino-acid sequence MYIIVKRFLDFGKFPARNETNYTHPSYHNMSVILASAGYDHTIRFWDALTGVCSRTIQHTDSQVNRLEITSDKRYLAAAGNLYVRLYDIRQAGATGNTSVQNNNAGSSNSNNPNNNPVMTFEGHSTNVTSLAFQADNKWMVTSSEDGTVKVWDVRSPSVQRNYKHNCPVNEVVIHPNQGELISCDQDGNIRVWDLGENQCTHHLIPEDDVPINSLSVASDGSMLVAGNNKGNCYVWKMSNQKDLTSLTPVTKFRSHSKYITRVLLSTDMRHLATCSADHTARIWSTEQNFALETTLQGHQRWVWDCAFSADSAYLVTACSDHYVRLWDLSNSETVRQYNGHHKGAVCVALNDV is encoded by the coding sequence ATGTATATTATTGTAAAGAGATTTTTAgactttggaaaatttcCAGCGCGAAATGAAACCAATTACACACACCCTAGCTACCACAACATGTCCGTGATACTAGCGTCTGCTGGATATGACCATACCATAAGATTCTGGGACGCCCTTACTGGTGTATGTTCAAGAACAATCCAGCACACTGATTCTCAAGTCAATCGATTAGAAATCACCTCCGATAAGCGATATCTCGCCGCTGCGGGCAACTTGTATGTCAGGTTGTACGACATACGGCAAGCTGGAGCCACGGGAAATACATCCGTTCAGAATAATAATGCAGGTTCATCAAATAGCAATAATCCCAATAATAACCCAGTCATGACATTTGAAGGACATAGCACCAATGTCACCTCGTTAGCATTCCAAGCTGACAACAAGTGGATGGTGACTTCAAGTGAGGATGGAACTGTAAAAGTATGGGATGTGAGATCACCTTCAGTGCAACGAAACTATAAACACAACTGTCCTGTAAATGAAGTTGTTATACATCCAAATCAAGGTGAATTAATTAGTTGTGATCAAGATGGGAATATACGAGTTTGGGATCTTGGTGAGAATCAATGTACTCATCATTTAATTCCTGAGGATGATGTACCGATTAATTCACTTAGTGTAGCTAGTGATGGATCGATGCTTGTTGCGGGAAATAACAAGGGTAATTGCTATGTCTGGAAAATGCtgaatcaaaaagatttaaCTTCATTAACACCAGTGACGAAATTTAGATCACATCTGAAGTACATTACCCGAGTGTTGTTAAGTACCGATATGAGGCATTTAGCTACTTGCTCTGCTGATCACACAGCAAGGATATGGTCGACAGAGCAGAATTTTGCTTTAGAGACTACATTGCAAGGGCATCAGAGATGGGTATGGGATTGTGCATTTAGTGCAGATAGTGCATATTTAGTCACTGCGTGTTCTGATCATTATGTGAGGTTGTGGGATTTGTCTAACAGCGAGACTGTAAGACAATACAATGGACACCACAAGGGAGCTGTATGCGTAGCATTAAATGATGTATAG
- a CDS encoding Sis1 Type II HSP40 co-chaperone: MVKDTKLYNLLGVEPTASEAEIKKGYRKQALKYHPDKPTGDTEKFKEISEAFDILSNADKREVYDQYGLEAARGNAPAADPGNPFGGAGGGVGGFNFGGGGGGFRSSGGGFSQADAFNIFSQMGGFGMGDDGFTFSSSGFGGGAGGSPFGGAGGGFRSAGGGMPGGFGGRQQQRPEPDTVSIQLPVSLEDLYKGATKKMKITRKDASGTREQKVLEVNIKPGWKSGTKINFANEGDYQPECGARQTIQFVIQEKPNPTFKRDGNDIKMNVHLSFKESLCGFEKDVTTLDGRRISLSRSSPVQPNSTTNYPGLGMPISKSPGQKGDLEITYKVDYPSSLTPAQKQAILDNF, from the coding sequence ATGGTTAAAGATACAAAACTTTATAACTTACTAGGCGTTGAACCAACTGCCAGTGAAGCAGAAATTAAAAAGGGTTACAGAAAACAAGCATTGAAATACCATCCAGATAAACCAACGGGTGATACtgaaaagtttaaagaAATATCCGAAGcttttgatattttatCCAATGCCGATAAGAGGGAAGTTTATGATCAATATGGTCTAGAAGCAGCAAGAGGTAATGCTCCAGCGGCTGATCCTGGCAATCCATTTGGTGGAGCAGGAGGCGGTGTCGGTGGTTTCAACTTCGGTGGTGGAGGTGGTGGTTTCAGATCCTCTGGTGGTGGTTTCTCACAAGCGGATGCATTCAACATCTTTTCCCAAATGGGTGGGTTCGGTATGGGTGACGATGGTTTCACTTTCAGCCTGAGTGGGTTCGGAGGTGGTGCCGGCGGATCACCATTTGGTGGTGCAGGTGGGGGATTCAGATCAGCTGGTGGTGGAATGCCAGGTGGATTTGGTGGacgtcaacaacaaagaccCGAGCCAGACACTGTATCTATACAACTCCCAGTATCATTAGAAGACTTGTATAAAGGTGCCACcaagaagatgaagattaCTCGAAAAGATGCCAGCGGAACAAGAGAACAAAAAGTGTTGGAAGTTAATATAAAACCGGGTTGGAAATCTGGTACCAAGATCAATTTCGCCAATGAAGGTGATTACCAACCTGAATGTGGTGCAAGACAAACTATACAATTTGTTATACAAGAGAAACCCAACCCAACTTTCAAGAGAGATGGAAACGATATCAAAATGAATGTTCATTTATCATTTAAGGAATCACTTTgtggttttgaaaaagatgtaACCACATTAGatggaagaagaatttcATTAAGTAGATCAAGCCCTGTACAACCAAACTCAACTACCAACTATCCAGGTTTGGGAATGCCAATAAGTAAAAGCCCGGGTCAAAAAGgtgatttggaaatcacatataaagttgattatccatcatcattaacTCCAGCACAAAAGCAAGCCATCTTGGATAACTTTTGA
- a CDS encoding microsomal beta-keto-reductase, whose product MSSIEQLFQSLPDNPIVFYILVFALLLGVFKLTTFILKFGSLLVDVFVVPPVDFVKYGAHSGKWAVVTGASDGIGKEFALQLAKRGLAVVLVSRTKSKLEAVAEEITAKYKVDTRVVPFDAASDDEANYLELEKTIYDLPISVLINNVGQSHSIPVPFLETDTTELRNIITINNTATLRITQVIAPIIAATVEKSRGTTRGLILTMGSFGGLLPTPYLAVYSGSKAFLQQWSNALAGELNPEGIDVELVISYLVTSAMSKIRRSSLTIPNAKDFVTSALKSVGRRSGAQERFATSTPFWTHALMHFGIDNTVGVYSKIANKLNLKMHKSIRQRALKKKAKTDAAVSAEKND is encoded by the coding sequence ATgtcatcaattgaacaactATTCCAATCACTTCCCGATAACCCAATTGTATTCTACATCTTAGTATTTGCTTTACTACTtggtgttttcaaattaacCACATTCATCCTCAAATTTGGATCCTTACTTGTTGACGTTTTTGTTGTACCTCCAGTCGATTTCGTCAAATATGGTGCCCATAGTGGAAAATGGGCCGTTGTTACTGGTGCTTCTGATGGTATTGGTAAGGAGTTTGCTCTACAATTAGCCAAGCGTGGTTTAGCTGTTGTGTTGGTTTCaagaacaaaatcaaagttggAGGCTGTAGCTGAGGAAATTACAGCCAAGTACAAAGTTGATACTAGAGTTGTTCCATTTGATGCAGCACTGGACGATGAAGCTAActatttggaattggaaaagacCATTTATGACTTGCCGATTTCTGTCTTGATTAACAATGTTGGACAATCTCACTCCATTCCGGTTCCATTCTTAGAAACTGACACAACtgaattgagaaatatCATAACCATAAACAATACTGCCACGTTGAGAATTACTCAAGTTATTGCACCTATTATTGCTGCAACTGTTGAAAAATCGCGTGGTACAACCAGAGGTCTCATTTTGACCATGGGATCTTTCGGTGGATTGTTGCCTACCCCCTACTTGGCTGTATACTCTGGATCCAAAGCATTTTTACAGCAATGGTCTAACGCATTAGCAGGTGAATTGAACCCAGAGGGTATTGACGTTGAGTTGGTTATCTCTTATTTGGTTACATCAGCTATGTCCAAGATAAGACGttcatcattgacaatCCCTAATGCAAAAGATTTCGTTACATCAGCATTGAAAAGTGTTGGTCGTAGAAGTGGGGCACAGGAAAGATTTGCTACTAGCACTCCATTCTGGACACATGCATTAATGcattttggaattgacAATACCGTTGGTGTTTACTCTAAAATTGCCAACAAACTCAACTTAAAGATGCATAAATCTATTAGACAAAGAGCtttaaagaagaaagcAAAGACTGATGCTGCTGTTAGTGCTGAAAAGAATGACTAA
- a CDS encoding Cdc28 cyclin-dependent protein kinase (the C. parapsilosis ortholog has an intron in the UTR; similar to C. parapsilosis CPAR2_205060 and C. albicans CDC28, interacts with regulatory subunit Cyb1p), producing the protein MVELSDYQRQEKVGEGTYGVVYKALDTKHNNRVVALKKIRLESEDEGVPSTAIREISLLKEMKNDNIVRLYDIIHSDSHKLYLVFEFLDLDLKKYMESIPPQSNTGLEPQMVKRFMNQLIRGIKHCHAHRVLHRDLKPQNLLIDKEGNLKLADFGLARAFGVPLRAYTHEVVTLWYRAPEILLGGKQYSTGVDMWSVGCIFAEMCNRKPLFPGDSEIDEIFRIFRILGTPNETVWSDVNYLPDFKPGFPQWKKRDLKEFVPSLDANGIDLLEQMLIYDPSKRISAKRALVHPYFRDDSDDGENHDIFGQNGLAQGGTNFSIEKRLDEGVVGEDVNFSRSINMG; encoded by the coding sequence ATGGTTGAGTTGTCAGATTACCAACGTCAAGAAAAGGTTGGAGAAGGTACCTATGGTGTCGTTTACAAAGCCCTTGATACAAAGCACAACAACAGAGTCGTAGCTCTTAAAAAAATCAGGCTTGAATCTGAAGATGAAGGAGTACCATCTACTGCTATCAGAGAGATCTCCCTCTTgaaagaaatgaaaaatgaCAACATTGTTCGTCTTTACGATATAATTCATTCTGATTCCCATAAATTATACTTggtgtttgaatttttagATTTAGATTTAAAGAAATATATGGAGTCAATCCCACCACAATCAAATACCGGGTTGGAACCACAAATGGTTAAGAGGTTCATGAACCAGTTAATCCGTGGTATTAAGCACTGTCATGCTCATCGTGTTTTACATCGAGATTTAAAACCGCAGAATTTATTAATTGATAAGGAAgggaatttgaaattagcTGATTTCGGATTAGCTAGGGCCTTTGGGGTTCCATTGAGAGCATATACTCATGAAGTTGTAACACTATGGTATAGAGCGCCAGAAATTTTACTTGGAGGGAAACAATATTCAACTGGGGTAGACATGTGGTCAGTGGGCTGTATATTTGCTGAAATGTGTAATAGAAAACCTTTGTTTCCCGGAGATtcagaaattgatgaaatattCCGTATTTTTAGAATCTTGGGTACTCCAAATGAAACTGTTTGGTCTGATGTTAATTATTTACCCGATTTTAAACCTGGGTTTCCTCAGTGGAAGAAACGCGACTTGAAGGAGTTTGTACCTAGTTTGGATGCTAATGGTATTGACTTATTGGAACAAATGTTGATTTACGATCCAAGCAAGAGAATAAGTGCTAAACGTGCATTGGTTCATCCGTATTTCCGTGATGATAGTGATGACGGGGAAAATCATGACATCTTTGGACAAAATGGGTTAGCTCAGGGTGGCACAAATTTCagtattgaaaagagaTTAGACGAGGGTGTAGTTGGAGAGGATGTGAATTTTTCACGATCCATAAACATGGGTTAG